TGGATACCTTCTTTAACGTGCGGTCCCGTTGTACAGCCGGTGATAATATGAAGCTCTGAGCCTTCCTCGGCTATTATGATGTTGTGGACGTTTTGGGCGAATTGCTCTTCCCGTAGGTAGAGGCATGCCTGCAGCGGAAATGTCGTTTTTACGCCGGGCAGCGTTCTGATGAAGTATCCGTCGTTCTGGTGCAGCTGCACGTGCGCGGTATATTTATCCTGGTCGACATTTACCGCTTTCCACCAGTAGTCCTCGAGCCAGTCGTATTTCTCAAGGGCTTCTCTAGTGCCCATGACCTCGACGCCTTCCTGCATCGAACGGCGATGCGATACGCTGACGTCATGTTGCACGAAACTGCCGGAGCGCTGGGATTCTTTAGTATCGACGCCGACGGCGTAGAGACGCTCTTTCTCGTCCTTTGGAAGCGTATCCAGGTTTTCGACGTAGGCCTGACCCTGGGATACCTTAATATATTTCGTCAGATCTATGTCTTCGCCAAACGGCGCTTTTTTATCGATTGCGGCGTGCGCACGCACATTTAATTCTTCTAGCATACCGGACAAATTGCGCATTCATCATACCCACTTTCTTTGATGTGTTTGAGCATATCTCTAGGGTTTCCCGAGCAAGAGACCTTGCCGTTGATTAGGATATGTCCTCTGTCGGCTTCCACGTAATCGAGAATATAGCCGGTGTGCGTGATGATAAGCCCCGAATTTACGCGTTTCCGCTTCATGCCTTTTTGCAGCAGCTTATTGATTGCTCGCCCCAAAAGCGATATGTTCTCGAGATCGACACCCGATTCCGGCTCGTCGAGGAGGACGAATTTTGGTTCTTGCGCCATAAGCTGTGCGAGCTCGGAACGCTTAATCTCTCCTCCAGAGAACCCGTCGTTAACATCGCGGCTTAAAAGGTAACCGAGGTTTACCTCGTTTGCAATTGCGTCGATATCGACACCGTCGCGTGCCGAGAGCTCGATGATTTGGTGGGTCCTCAAGCCCTTTATCGTCGGCGGGCGTTGGAAACTCATCCCGATGCCTTTTCGGGCTCTTTCATGAAGCGGCATATACGTAACATCTTCACCGTTGAAAATGATTTTGCCCGCGGTGACTTTATATTCCGGGAATCCCATGATCGCCATCAAGAGTGTGGTTTTCCCGGCCCCGTTCGGGCCGAACAGCACGTGCGTTTGCGCTTCATCTATCTGCAGGTTAACTCCGTGGAGGATTTCCTTACCGGATACCTCTACTTTTAAATCCATAAGTTCAAGCATAGCATCTCCTTTCTGCGATACTCGCTGCATGAGCGCACGTAAACTTAGTTGCGCACGCTCATGAATATTATTGAATTATAGCTGTTACGGGCTGAATTCATCAATCAACATGCATGTGGTTATATACCCGGCAACCGCTTATTTAAATCACTAATCACGGCTGTAGCGGGTAAATAATGGATATTATGCCGGTGATATACGCCTCACAGTAGTGTTATTGGGCACATCATAATCCGCAGGATTAACGCTTATAAGAATAGCTAAGAGGGTACATACCCATATGTAAGAAATGTCGATTATGTGTACATAAATAGACGGGTATCGTGAATCCGGCGGAGGATACTATGAAGCTTCATGTCGAGTGGGTAGATAACCTGCAATTTGTTGGCGCGGGCGAACGTAAGATGACAGTTGTGATGGACTCGCTTCCCGAGCATGGCGGTGAAGGTGCGGGTTTTCGCCCTACGGAATTGCTCTTGCTCTCCTTGGCCGGCTGCACGGCGATTGATATTATCAGCATCTTGGAGAAACAGCACCATAGCGTAACTTCATTTAGTGTCGAGGTCGAGGGCATTCAGCAGGATCAATACCCGAAAAGGTTTACGCAAATCGAATTAACCTACAGAATAACCGGCGATAGCATCAGCGAATCGGCATTGAAGCGGGCTATCGAATTATCGGAAGAAAAGTATTGTTCGGTGCGGGCGACGCTTTTAAACGCACCCAAGATAGAATCTCGATATGAGGTTGTGCCATAGATCGTAGGCGCAAGGAATAGATCTCAAACAGGGCTTTGTTTGAAAATCTATTACAAACGGTCATTAGTACGTTAACTCCTCATGTTTAAAGTGAGAGATGTTTTGCAATAAATAGAGGAAGTAATTTACAAAAACCGAAAGGAGCTGTATTGCCGAGCAAGCCGTGTTTCTACTTGTTCGGTAAGAACTTATGGATAAATCAACCGATACCGACTTAATCGAAAGTTTGCATATATTAGGCAAGCGAAAAGGCTTGATACTAATAGTGACTTTGCTATGTATGCTTGCCGCCGCCATAATATCGTCGAGAATGATACCAGTATATGAAACATCGGCCAAATTGTTGGTTGCCCACAGGCCGGCTGCATCGTCGAATCAGACAACCGCTGATCCGTATCAATCCGTATTATTGGATGAGAGGCTGGCAAAAACATTCAGCGAGCTTTTAAACGGACAAGTCGTCGCAAATGAGGTTATTAAACGACTTAAGCTAAATACGGGCTCGGGGGATCTTCTCAAAAGGATAACTGCGGCGCCAATTATCGATACCCAGCTTATACAGGTAACAGTCAAGGACACTAATCCCAAGAGAGCCACCGACATTACAAACATGTTAGGCATAGTTTTATCGGAGAGGATTAAAGACATTCAATCGTTTTCATCCTCAGAACCGGTGACGTTCATACGATTGGTAGAACCTGCCACACAGCCGATATATCCGGTGCAACCGAAGCCCGCACTCTATCTAGTGATCAGCATGCTCGCAGGGTTGATGTTCAGTTCGGGCTTGGCTTTTCTACTCGAGCGATTGGATACATCAGTAAAGGTCGCCCCCGAAATTGAACGTTTAACGGGGCTGTCCGCTCTGGGCACTATTCCGGTAATGACTAATAGAAGGGCAGTGGGTAAACAAGAGGCAAACTCGGTTGTTCTGGAGGCATTTAGAAGCCTGCGCACTAATATCCAGTATTTCAATTTCGATCAATCGACCAAGGTA
This sequence is a window from Candidatus Aquicultor sp.. Protein-coding genes within it:
- a CDS encoding polysaccharide biosynthesis tyrosine autokinase, with the protein product MDKSTDTDLIESLHILGKRKGLILIVTLLCMLAAAIISSRMIPVYETSAKLLVAHRPAASSNQTTADPYQSVLLDERLAKTFSELLNGQVVANEVIKRLKLNTGSGDLLKRITAAPIIDTQLIQVTVKDTNPKRATDITNMLGIVLSERIKDIQSFSSSEPVTFIRLVEPATQPIYPVQPKPALYLVISMLAGLMFSSGLAFLLERLDTSVKVAPEIERLTGLSALGTIPVMTNRRAVGKQEANSVVLEAFRSLRTNIQYFNFDQSTKVILVSSAGPKEGKTTVSANLAIMLAKGGQKVMFIDCDFRKPQAHTVLNVKNEVGLSNILASKVDARGAVVSTQIEGLDMIPSGLIPPNPAEMLGSTRMKDFLMSLRTSYDFIIIDSPPILAVTDAAVVAPNVDGVLLVTRYGQTKKHALISAKAAFEKIGARMLGIVINHVMPGNGYDYNYIRYETHPSGAPARRAS
- a CDS encoding OsmC family protein — its product is MKLHVEWVDNLQFVGAGERKMTVVMDSLPEHGGEGAGFRPTELLLLSLAGCTAIDIISILEKQHHSVTSFSVEVEGIQQDQYPKRFTQIELTYRITGDSISESALKRAIELSEEKYCSVRATLLNAPKIESRYEVVP
- a CDS encoding ABC transporter ATP-binding protein encodes the protein MLELMDLKVEVSGKEILHGVNLQIDEAQTHVLFGPNGAGKTTLLMAIMGFPEYKVTAGKIIFNGEDVTYMPLHERARKGIGMSFQRPPTIKGLRTHQIIELSARDGVDIDAIANEVNLGYLLSRDVNDGFSGGEIKRSELAQLMAQEPKFVLLDEPESGVDLENISLLGRAINKLLQKGMKRKRVNSGLIITHTGYILDYVEADRGHILINGKVSCSGNPRDMLKHIKESGYDECAICPVC